A genomic segment from Dechloromonas denitrificans encodes:
- the pgi gene encoding glucose-6-phosphate isomerase yields MDTRLIDSTAWRALTRHAEAIKDRHLRDLFASNPQRFDDLSLSHGSLLVDFSKQRVTGTTLQLLRNLAEQSDIEGWMKRMQAGEAINHTENRAVLHTALRAGNDAPDEVKDVLARMAAFCEQIHTGQWRGYSGERITNIVNIGIGGSDLGPRMAVQALAGSQHPDLNVHFVSNLDGADLATTLSRLNPRSTLFIVASKTFTTLETITNARTARHWLLAAANDERAVAQHFAAASSNLTATCEFGIAPANVFEFRDWVGGRFSLWSAIGLPIALAIGYRNFERLLAGAHDIDTHFFTSPAESNLPLTLALLAAWNTNFLNAHSHGVFPYSHSLALLPAHLQQLEMESNGKRADRQGRTVDIATNPILWGAAGTNGQHSFFQLLHQGGALVASDFIALGQSDFALPGHHSGLLANCLAQSSALAFGQTEAEARSAGIPDALLPYRSFPGNQPSTTIILPELTPFSLGQLIALYEHKVFCLGVLWNLNSFDQWGVELGKQLAGRLAPCIKGEASSEALDSSTRGLIHHLRQFRN; encoded by the coding sequence ATGGATACGCGCCTGATCGACAGTACGGCATGGCGAGCGCTGACCCGCCATGCCGAGGCGATCAAGGATCGCCACTTGCGGGATTTGTTTGCCTCCAACCCGCAACGCTTTGACGACCTGTCGCTAAGCCACGGCTCGCTACTGGTCGACTTTTCCAAGCAACGCGTCACCGGCACCACCCTTCAACTGCTGCGTAACCTGGCAGAGCAGTCTGACATCGAGGGCTGGATGAAGCGAATGCAGGCTGGCGAAGCAATCAACCATACCGAAAACCGGGCAGTCCTGCACACCGCCTTGCGTGCCGGCAATGATGCGCCGGACGAAGTCAAAGACGTGCTCGCCCGGATGGCTGCATTCTGCGAACAGATTCATACCGGCCAATGGCGTGGCTACTCCGGCGAGCGGATCACCAATATCGTCAACATCGGCATCGGCGGGTCCGACCTCGGGCCGCGCATGGCGGTCCAGGCACTGGCTGGCAGCCAGCATCCCGACCTGAATGTGCACTTCGTCTCCAATCTGGATGGCGCAGACCTGGCCACGACACTCTCACGCCTTAATCCACGCAGCACCTTGTTTATTGTTGCCAGCAAGACATTTACCACGCTGGAAACCATCACCAACGCACGCACGGCCCGCCACTGGCTATTGGCCGCCGCCAATGATGAACGAGCCGTTGCGCAGCATTTTGCCGCGGCATCGAGCAACCTGACCGCAACCTGCGAATTCGGTATTGCCCCGGCCAATGTCTTCGAATTCCGCGACTGGGTCGGCGGCCGCTTCTCGCTCTGGTCGGCAATCGGCCTCCCGATTGCACTGGCGATCGGTTATCGTAATTTCGAACGTCTGCTGGCAGGCGCCCACGACATCGACACGCATTTCTTTACCTCCCCGGCCGAGAGCAACCTGCCACTGACCCTTGCCCTGCTCGCCGCCTGGAACACCAACTTCCTGAACGCGCACAGCCACGGTGTCTTCCCGTATAGCCACTCCCTGGCGCTGCTACCCGCCCATTTGCAGCAACTGGAGATGGAGAGCAACGGCAAGCGTGCCGATCGTCAGGGTCGCACGGTCGACATCGCCACCAACCCGATTTTGTGGGGCGCGGCCGGAACCAACGGACAACACTCCTTTTTCCAGCTGCTGCATCAGGGCGGTGCGCTGGTTGCCAGTGACTTCATTGCGCTGGGGCAATCCGACTTTGCACTCCCCGGCCATCACAGCGGCCTGCTCGCCAACTGCCTGGCCCAATCGTCGGCCCTGGCCTTCGGCCAGACCGAAGCCGAAGCACGTTCCGCCGGCATTCCGGATGCCCTGCTGCCCTATCGCAGCTTCCCCGGCAACCAGCCATCAACGACGATCATCCTGCCCGAACTGACCCCGTTCAGCCTCGGCCAGCTGATTGCACTCTATGAGCACAAGGTCTTCTGCCTCGGTGTCCTGTGGAACCTGAATTCCTTCGACCAGTGGGGCGTTGAACTCGGCAAGCAACTGGCTGGCCGGCTTGCCCCGTGCATCAAGGGCGAAGCCAGCAGCGAAGCACTGGACAGCTCGACGCGCGGACTGATCCACCATCTACGCCAGTTCAGAAACTGA
- a CDS encoding thymidylate synthase, whose product MQPYLDLMRHVLENGNDKSDRTGTGTRSVFGWQMRFNLADGFPVVTTKKLHLKSIIHELLWFIQGDTNIRYLQENGVRIWDEWADENGDLGPVYGKQWRRWECPDGRLIDQLSQLVDSLKNNPDSRRHIVSAWNPGDVDNMALPPCHCLFQFYVADGKLSCQLYQRSADIFLGVPFNIASYALLTVMLAQVCGYQPGEFIHTFGDAHIYSNHFEQARLQLSRPLRPLPKLWINPEIKDLFAFRFEDFRLDGYDPHPHIPAPVAV is encoded by the coding sequence ATGCAGCCTTACCTTGACCTGATGCGCCACGTGCTGGAAAACGGCAATGACAAATCCGACCGGACCGGCACCGGCACACGCTCGGTTTTTGGCTGGCAAATGCGCTTCAACCTTGCCGATGGTTTTCCGGTGGTTACCACCAAAAAACTACACCTGAAGTCGATCATCCACGAACTGCTGTGGTTCATTCAGGGCGATACCAACATCCGCTACCTGCAGGAAAACGGCGTCCGCATCTGGGACGAATGGGCCGATGAAAACGGCGATCTGGGGCCGGTATACGGCAAACAGTGGCGCCGCTGGGAATGCCCGGACGGACGGCTGATCGACCAACTCAGCCAATTGGTCGACAGTTTGAAAAATAATCCCGACTCACGCCGCCACATCGTTTCCGCTTGGAATCCGGGCGACGTCGACAACATGGCGCTACCGCCTTGCCATTGCCTGTTCCAGTTTTACGTCGCCGATGGAAAATTGTCGTGCCAGCTTTATCAGCGCAGCGCCGATATCTTTCTTGGCGTCCCGTTCAATATTGCCTCTTACGCACTGTTGACCGTGATGCTGGCCCAGGTTTGCGGTTATCAGCCGGGTGAGTTCATTCACACCTTTGGTGATGCCCACATTTACTCGAACCACTTCGAGCAAGCCAGATTGCAGCTTTCCCGCCCTCTCCGCCCCTTGCCAAAACTGTGGATCAATCCGGAGATCAAGGATCTGTTCGCCTTCCGTTTCGAGGATTTCCGCCTCGACGGATACGATCCGCATCCGCACATTCCTGCGCCGGTTGCCGTCTGA
- the mog gene encoding molybdopterin adenylyltransferase, translating into MKSEELVIGLVSISDRASTGVYEDKGIPALQEWLASALTTPWRAETRLIADDQPSIENTLIELVDRSNCHLILTTGGTGPALRDVTPEATLAVADKEMPGFSEEMRRISLNFVPTAILSRQVAVIRKQALIINLPGQPKSIRETLEGVRNSAGECTHLGIFAAVPYCIDLIGGPYAETNEAVIKAFRPKSAIRPR; encoded by the coding sequence TTGAAGAGTGAAGAACTCGTCATCGGCCTGGTTTCGATCAGCGACCGGGCATCGACCGGCGTTTATGAAGACAAGGGTATTCCAGCCTTGCAGGAGTGGCTAGCCAGCGCCCTGACGACCCCGTGGCGGGCGGAAACCCGCCTGATTGCCGACGACCAGCCAAGCATCGAAAACACCCTGATCGAGCTGGTCGACCGCAGCAACTGCCACCTGATCCTGACCACCGGCGGGACCGGCCCGGCTCTGCGCGATGTCACCCCAGAAGCCACCCTGGCAGTCGCCGACAAGGAAATGCCCGGCTTTAGCGAGGAAATGCGCCGGATCAGCCTGAATTTCGTCCCGACGGCCATTCTGTCGCGGCAGGTTGCCGTCATTCGCAAGCAAGCCTTGATCATCAACTTGCCGGGCCAACCGAAATCGATCAGGGAAACACTGGAAGGCGTCCGCAATAGCGCAGGCGAATGCACGCACCTCGGCATTTTTGCGGCAGTCCCCTACTGCATCGACCTGATTGGCGGCCCCTACGCCGAAACCAACGAAGCTGTGATCAAGGCCTTTCGGCCAAAATCCGCCATCCGCCCCCGCTAA
- the yjgA gene encoding ribosome biogenesis factor YjgA gives MHDEDFTESTGRPSKTKKKEAMHALQDLGAELVELTVGQLKRIKLEENIYDAVRECQKITAHGARRRQMQYLGKLMRNADEEPIRAGLALLRGESMAENARLHRLERMRVRLLEDETVLNEIATTWPGVDLQQLRQLRRNALKEQEQNKPPKNFRAIFQILQDLDKNGAPKIEE, from the coding sequence ATGCACGACGAAGATTTTACAGAGAGTACCGGCCGCCCTTCCAAAACCAAGAAGAAGGAAGCGATGCACGCGCTTCAGGACCTTGGCGCAGAGCTGGTCGAGCTGACCGTGGGTCAGCTCAAGCGCATCAAGCTGGAAGAAAACATTTACGACGCTGTCCGCGAGTGCCAGAAAATCACGGCCCACGGCGCACGTCGCCGGCAAATGCAATACCTCGGCAAGCTGATGCGCAACGCCGACGAAGAACCCATTCGTGCCGGACTGGCTCTGCTGCGTGGCGAGTCGATGGCTGAAAACGCCCGCCTGCACCGCCTCGAACGCATGCGTGTTCGCCTGCTCGAAGATGAAACCGTGCTTAACGAGATCGCCACAACCTGGCCCGGCGTCGACCTTCAGCAACTCCGCCAGCTGCGTCGCAATGCGCTCAAGGAGCAGGAACAGAACAAGCCGCCGAAAAATTTCCGGGCTATTTTCCAGATCCTGCAGGACCTCGACAAAAACGGAGCACCGAAGATTGAAGAGTGA
- the pmbA gene encoding metalloprotease PmbA → MPEVARFSYPFATLQQLAEDVLKHAGTKGATACEVDVSEGFGQSVGVRCDEVETIEFNRDKGIGITVYSGQRKGYASTSDFSAQALRETVEAALNIARFTAEDDCAGLADAALMAKDSPDLDLYHPWALTVEDAIEMARRCEQAAFDSSPQVSNSEGASVSTQQAHFVSANSLGFMGGYPTSRHYISCSVIAGEQDAMQRDDWYTTRRCADELEDPALVGRMAAERAVARLGGRKVKTGEFPVLFEAPLAAGLLGSLVHAVSGGALYRKASFLLDHLGKRVMPEFVQISERPHIKRGLGSSAFDSDGVATRDRDVVTDGILQAYFLSTYTARKLGMQTTANAGGSHNLMIKPGDLDFTALLAKMDRGLLVTELLGHGVNYVTGDYSRGAAGYWVENGKIAYPVEEITIAGNLKAMLAGIVAVGNDVQVRGSKQTGSILLDRMIVAGE, encoded by the coding sequence ATGCCTGAAGTCGCACGCTTTTCTTATCCCTTTGCCACCTTGCAGCAACTGGCCGAGGATGTGCTCAAACATGCAGGTACAAAAGGGGCCACGGCCTGCGAGGTTGATGTTTCCGAGGGCTTCGGGCAGTCGGTCGGCGTGCGTTGCGACGAGGTTGAAACCATTGAGTTCAATCGCGACAAGGGCATCGGCATCACGGTTTATTCCGGCCAGCGCAAGGGATACGCCAGCACCTCCGATTTTTCGGCGCAGGCGTTGCGCGAAACGGTCGAGGCGGCGCTGAACATCGCCCGCTTTACGGCCGAAGATGACTGCGCCGGCCTGGCTGATGCGGCCTTGATGGCCAAGGATTCTCCTGATCTGGATTTGTATCATCCCTGGGCGTTGACCGTGGAAGACGCTATTGAGATGGCCCGCCGTTGTGAGCAGGCCGCCTTTGACAGCAGCCCGCAGGTCAGTAACTCCGAGGGCGCTTCGGTGTCTACGCAGCAAGCTCATTTTGTATCCGCCAACAGCCTTGGTTTCATGGGCGGTTATCCCACCTCGCGGCATTACATTTCCTGTTCGGTGATCGCCGGGGAGCAGGATGCGATGCAGCGTGACGACTGGTATACCACTCGCCGCTGCGCCGATGAGCTGGAAGACCCCGCACTGGTGGGGCGCATGGCTGCCGAGCGTGCAGTGGCCCGACTGGGTGGGCGCAAGGTTAAAACCGGTGAGTTTCCTGTGTTGTTCGAGGCGCCTCTGGCCGCCGGCCTGCTGGGCAGCCTGGTTCATGCCGTGAGTGGGGGCGCCTTGTATCGCAAGGCTTCTTTCCTGCTGGATCATCTTGGCAAGCGTGTCATGCCGGAGTTTGTCCAGATCAGTGAGCGTCCGCACATCAAGCGTGGCCTGGGGTCTTCGGCCTTCGACAGTGACGGCGTGGCAACGCGTGATCGAGATGTGGTGACGGACGGTATTTTGCAGGCCTATTTCCTGAGTACCTACACGGCGCGCAAGCTGGGGATGCAGACGACCGCCAATGCTGGCGGCAGCCACAACCTGATGATCAAGCCGGGCGATCTCGATTTTACCGCCCTGCTGGCCAAAATGGATCGGGGGCTGCTGGTGACGGAGCTGCTCGGTCACGGCGTGAACTATGTCACCGGGGATTATTCCCGCGGTGCGGCGGGCTATTGGGTGGAAAACGGGAAAATCGCCTATCCGGTCGAGGAGATCACGATTGCCGGAAATCTCAAGGCCATGCTGGCCGGTATCGTTGCGGTTGGGAACGATGTGCAGGTTCGTGGCTCAAAGCAGACGGGTTCAATTCTTCTGGACCGAATGATCGTGGCTGGCGAATGA
- a CDS encoding TRAP transporter substrate-binding protein: MQRRDFLKKASIGAAAGAAATVAAPAIAQSLPTIKWRLTSSFPKSLDTIFGGAEVLANRLRAMTGGKFDIRVFPGGEIVPGLQALDAVQQGTVECCHTCSYYYVGKDKAFGFGTSIPFGMNARQMNAWVYYGGGDKLLNDFYANYNVVHFPGGNTGTQMGGWFRKELKSLEDVKGLKMRIAGLGGNVFAALGAVPQQIAGGDIYPALEKGTIDAAEWVGPYDDEKLGFYKVAKHYYYPGWWEPGPMINFFVNKKEWDKLPKEYQEAFQAAAYEANVTMMAEYDHKNPAALSKLLQNGVKLQAYPKDVMEAAYKAAQELYADEAGKNPAFKKIYTEYDKYRKTQNAWFSVAEARMDSFLQSHK; the protein is encoded by the coding sequence ATGCAACGTCGTGATTTCCTGAAAAAAGCATCTATCGGTGCTGCTGCTGGTGCTGCCGCTACGGTTGCCGCCCCGGCGATCGCCCAATCCCTGCCGACCATCAAATGGCGTCTGACTTCCAGCTTCCCGAAGAGCCTGGATACCATTTTCGGTGGCGCTGAAGTTCTGGCCAACCGCCTGCGCGCGATGACCGGCGGCAAGTTCGATATTCGTGTTTTCCCGGGGGGTGAAATCGTTCCCGGCTTGCAGGCGCTGGATGCCGTGCAGCAGGGTACCGTCGAGTGCTGCCACACCTGTTCTTACTACTACGTTGGCAAGGACAAGGCTTTCGGTTTCGGCACCTCGATTCCGTTCGGCATGAATGCCCGCCAGATGAATGCCTGGGTCTACTACGGCGGCGGTGACAAGCTGCTGAATGATTTTTACGCCAATTACAACGTCGTTCATTTCCCGGGTGGCAATACGGGTACCCAGATGGGTGGCTGGTTCCGCAAGGAGCTGAAGAGCCTTGAAGACGTCAAGGGCCTGAAGATGCGTATCGCCGGTCTGGGCGGTAACGTTTTTGCTGCGCTTGGCGCCGTGCCGCAACAGATCGCCGGTGGCGACATCTATCCGGCACTGGAAAAAGGCACGATCGATGCGGCAGAGTGGGTTGGTCCGTACGACGACGAAAAGCTCGGCTTCTACAAGGTTGCCAAGCATTACTACTATCCGGGTTGGTGGGAACCGGGCCCGATGATCAACTTCTTCGTGAACAAGAAGGAATGGGACAAGCTGCCGAAGGAATACCAGGAAGCTTTCCAGGCGGCCGCTTATGAAGCCAACGTGACGATGATGGCCGAATACGACCACAAGAATCCGGCTGCGCTTTCCAAGCTGCTGCAAAACGGTGTCAAGCTTCAGGCTTACCCGAAGGACGTCATGGAAGCCGCCTACAAGGCTGCCCAGGAGCTCTATGCCGATGAAGCTGGCAAGAATCCTGCGTTCAAGAAGATTTACACCGAGTACGACAAGTATCGCAAAACGCAAAATGCCTGGTTCAGCGTTGCTGAAGCACGCATGGACTCGTTCCTGCAGTCGCACAAGTAA
- a CDS encoding Dps family protein, giving the protein MTMDIGISKKDREKIAEGLSHLLADSYTLYLKTHNFHWNVTGPMFNTLHVMFMDQYTELWNALDLIAERIRALGFPAPGTYREFSKLTVIKESEGVPNATEMLKQLLAGQEAVTKTARSILPIVDKASDEPTADLLTQRMQVHEKNAWMLRSMLDV; this is encoded by the coding sequence ATGACCATGGATATCGGCATCAGCAAAAAAGATCGTGAAAAAATCGCCGAAGGACTGTCCCACCTTCTTGCCGACTCTTACACGCTGTACCTCAAAACACATAACTTCCACTGGAATGTGACAGGCCCGATGTTCAACACCTTGCACGTGATGTTCATGGACCAGTACACCGAACTGTGGAACGCCCTCGACCTGATCGCCGAGCGCATTCGGGCGCTTGGCTTCCCCGCTCCCGGCACCTATCGCGAGTTTTCCAAACTGACGGTCATCAAGGAAAGCGAAGGCGTGCCCAATGCGACCGAAATGCTCAAGCAACTCCTTGCCGGACAGGAAGCCGTAACCAAGACCGCACGCAGCATTCTGCCAATTGTGGACAAGGCCAGCGATGAGCCAACGGCCGACTTGCTGACTCAGCGCATGCAAGTCCACGAAAAAAATGCATGGATGCTGCGTAGCATGCTTGACGTTTAA
- a CDS encoding TRAP transporter large permease: protein MMEFIIANMAPLMFGSLVLFLLFGYPVAFALAANGIVFGLIGMEVGLLTPAIFQALPERIFGIMANDTLLAIPFFTFMGLILERSGMAEDLLDTIGQLFGPMRGGLAYAVIFVGALLAATTGVVAASVISMGLISLPIMLRYGYDKRLAAGVIAASGTLAQIIPPSLVLIIMADQLGKSVGDMYEGAMVPGLVLTSLYVGYVALLSIIKPSHCPALPPEARTLRGGKLMLRVLTTLVPPLVLIFLVLGTIFLGIATPTEGGAMGAAGALILALGRKRITFKLLKQAMETTGKLSSFVVFILVGSTVFGLIFRAVNGDLWVEHLLLGLPGGQLGFLIVVNILVFVLAFFLDFFELSFIIVPLLAPVADKLGIDLVWFGVLLAVNMQTSFMHPPFGFALFYLRSVAPASVKTTDIYWGAIPFVCIQIIMVAIIIIFPDIVSYGDEAQKAQAQMERDGTAPPAVDLDSLMKQDEASSDAEDKEREDNTAANLLNNLQSDK, encoded by the coding sequence ATAATGGAATTTATTATCGCCAACATGGCGCCGCTGATGTTCGGCTCCCTGGTCCTTTTCCTGCTCTTCGGCTACCCGGTGGCATTTGCCCTGGCTGCCAACGGCATCGTCTTCGGCTTGATCGGCATGGAAGTCGGCCTGCTCACCCCGGCCATCTTCCAGGCACTTCCCGAGCGCATCTTCGGCATCATGGCCAACGACACGCTGCTCGCCATCCCCTTCTTCACCTTCATGGGGCTGATTCTTGAACGCTCCGGCATGGCCGAAGACCTGCTCGACACCATCGGCCAGCTGTTCGGCCCGATGCGTGGCGGCCTGGCCTACGCGGTCATCTTCGTCGGCGCACTGCTCGCAGCAACGACCGGCGTGGTTGCCGCATCGGTCATCTCGATGGGCCTGATCTCGCTGCCCATCATGCTGCGCTACGGCTACGACAAGCGACTGGCAGCAGGCGTCATTGCTGCCTCCGGGACATTGGCCCAGATCATCCCGCCATCACTGGTGCTGATCATCATGGCCGACCAACTCGGCAAGTCGGTTGGCGACATGTACGAAGGCGCCATGGTTCCAGGCCTTGTCCTGACCAGCCTCTACGTCGGCTATGTGGCCCTGCTCAGCATCATCAAGCCCAGCCACTGCCCGGCCCTGCCGCCGGAAGCACGCACCCTGCGCGGCGGCAAGCTGATGCTGCGCGTGCTGACCACCCTGGTTCCGCCGCTGGTCCTGATCTTCCTGGTACTTGGCACAATCTTCCTCGGCATCGCAACGCCGACCGAAGGTGGCGCCATGGGTGCAGCCGGCGCACTGATCCTGGCTCTTGGCCGCAAGCGGATCACCTTCAAGCTGCTCAAGCAGGCCATGGAAACCACCGGCAAGCTGTCCTCGTTCGTGGTCTTCATCCTGGTCGGCTCGACGGTATTCGGCCTGATCTTCCGCGCCGTGAATGGCGACCTCTGGGTTGAACACCTGCTGCTCGGCTTGCCGGGCGGTCAGTTGGGCTTCCTGATCGTGGTCAACATCCTGGTCTTCGTGCTCGCCTTCTTCCTCGACTTCTTCGAACTGTCCTTCATCATCGTACCGCTGCTTGCACCGGTCGCTGACAAGCTGGGCATCGATCTGGTCTGGTTCGGCGTCCTGCTCGCGGTCAACATGCAGACCTCGTTCATGCACCCACCGTTCGGCTTCGCGCTGTTCTACCTGCGCTCGGTGGCACCGGCCTCGGTCAAGACGACGGATATCTACTGGGGCGCCATCCCCTTCGTCTGCATCCAGATCATCATGGTGGCAATCATCATCATCTTCCCGGACATCGTCAGCTATGGCGACGAAGCCCAGAAGGCCCAAGCCCAGATGGAACGTGACGGCACCGCGCCGCCGGCCGTCGATCTGGACAGCCTGATGAAGCAGGATGAAGCCAGCAGCGACGCAGAAGACAAGGAACGCGAAGACAACACTGCCGCCAACCTGCTCAATAACCTGCAGAGCGACAAATAA
- a CDS encoding TRAP transporter small permease subunit → MTLLLKLSQLIDRLIERVGKGAFWLVLVMTIISASNAVIRFTFNYSSNGLLEIQWYLFAAVFLLCSPYTLQRNEHVRIDVLSGKLSPRGLAVIDIIGTIFFLLPMVVLVLWLSIPLVADSMKINEMSANAGGLLRWPVKILLPIGFALLALQGVSELIKRIAFLAGLIEDPNNKEKGPTPEEELAAAIAAAKAKEAK, encoded by the coding sequence GTGACCCTTCTGCTCAAGCTATCGCAGCTTATCGACAGACTCATCGAGCGCGTCGGCAAAGGTGCATTCTGGCTGGTGCTGGTGATGACCATCATCAGCGCCAGCAATGCCGTGATTCGTTTCACTTTCAACTACAGTTCGAACGGCTTGCTGGAAATCCAGTGGTACCTGTTTGCTGCTGTCTTCCTGCTCTGCTCGCCCTACACCCTGCAACGCAACGAACACGTTCGCATCGACGTACTCTCGGGCAAACTTTCGCCGCGCGGTCTCGCTGTAATCGACATTATCGGCACCATTTTCTTCCTGCTGCCGATGGTTGTTCTGGTGCTCTGGCTGTCGATCCCGCTAGTTGCCGACTCGATGAAGATCAATGAAATGTCGGCCAATGCCGGTGGCCTGCTGCGCTGGCCGGTCAAGATCCTTCTGCCGATCGGCTTTGCCCTGCTGGCCCTGCAAGGGGTGTCCGAACTGATCAAGCGCATCGCCTTCCTGGCAGGCCTGATCGAAGACCCGAACAACAAGGAAAAGGGTCCGACGCCCGAAGAAGAACTGGCTGCCGCCATCGCTGCCGCCAAAGCCAAGGAGGCCAAATAA
- a CDS encoding histidine phosphatase family protein, which produces MVEIPTNQPTRICLVRHGETEWNAERRIQGQIDIGLNQTGMRQAEAAGRWLGSAGISALYSSDLKRARTTAEAIGAHLGLVPTLLPEMRERRYGVFEGLTYAEAQARFPDGYAAFEGRNADYNFENGESLREMYARVTGKLVEIAAAHVGQEVVIVLHGGVLDIINRFVRGRGLDVQRDFLIPNAGLNWIATVDGHWHIETWGETGHLEAGALDELPS; this is translated from the coding sequence ATGGTGGAAATCCCTACAAATCAGCCTACCCGGATTTGTCTTGTCCGGCACGGCGAAACCGAGTGGAATGCCGAGCGACGGATTCAGGGGCAAATCGATATCGGCTTGAATCAAACCGGCATGCGCCAGGCGGAGGCCGCAGGGCGGTGGCTAGGCTCGGCCGGTATCTCCGCGCTTTATAGCAGCGACCTCAAGCGTGCGCGTACGACAGCGGAGGCGATCGGCGCACATCTGGGGCTTGTCCCGACGCTGCTGCCGGAAATGCGTGAGCGACGCTACGGTGTGTTCGAAGGTTTGACCTATGCCGAGGCGCAGGCACGATTCCCGGATGGCTATGCCGCGTTCGAAGGGCGTAACGCCGATTACAACTTCGAAAACGGGGAGAGTCTGCGCGAGATGTATGCCCGCGTCACCGGCAAGCTGGTCGAGATTGCTGCGGCGCATGTCGGGCAAGAAGTCGTCATCGTGTTGCATGGCGGCGTACTCGACATCATCAACCGATTTGTTCGGGGGCGAGGCTTGGACGTCCAGCGTGACTTTCTCATTCCGAACGCGGGTTTGAACTGGATTGCCACGGTCGACGGCCATTGGCACATCGAAACCTGGGGCGAAACCGGGCATCTTGAAGCCGGTGCCCTTGATGAACTCCCGTCGTGA
- the glyA gene encoding serine hydroxymethyltransferase translates to MFSAKDTLAKVDSELWQAVQAEVQRQEDHIELIASENYVSKAVMEAQGSQLTNKYAEGYPGKRYYGGCEHVDVAEQIAIDRIKSLFGADAANVQPNSGSQANQAVLMAFCKPGDTIMGMSLAEGGHLTHGMPLNMSGKWFNVVSYGLNEKEEIDYDKMEALAREHKPRLIVAGASAYALRIDFERFAKIAKEVGAIFWVDMAHYAGLIAAGFYPNPVPFADVVTTTTHKTLRGPRGGVVLMKAEHEKAINSAIFPGLQGGPLMHVIAAKAVAFKEAATPEFKDYQEQVINNARVMARVLGEERGLRIVSGRTESHVFLVDLRSKNITGKEAEAALGRAHITVNKNGIPNDPQKPFVTSGIRIGSPAMTTRGFTEIEAEQIAHLIADVLDAPNDEAVAATVRAKAAELCKRFPVYGA, encoded by the coding sequence ATGTTTTCCGCGAAAGATACCCTCGCAAAAGTTGATTCCGAACTCTGGCAGGCCGTCCAGGCAGAAGTCCAGCGCCAGGAAGACCACATCGAACTGATCGCGTCTGAAAACTACGTGAGCAAGGCCGTGATGGAAGCCCAAGGCTCCCAGCTGACCAACAAGTACGCCGAAGGCTATCCGGGTAAGCGCTACTACGGTGGCTGCGAGCACGTTGACGTCGCCGAGCAGATCGCCATCGATCGCATCAAGTCACTGTTCGGTGCCGATGCCGCCAATGTCCAGCCGAACTCCGGTTCGCAGGCCAACCAGGCCGTGCTGATGGCTTTCTGCAAGCCGGGCGACACGATCATGGGCATGAGCCTGGCCGAAGGCGGTCACCTGACCCACGGCATGCCGCTCAATATGTCCGGCAAGTGGTTCAACGTCGTTTCCTACGGCCTGAACGAAAAGGAAGAAATCGACTACGACAAGATGGAAGCGCTGGCCCGCGAGCACAAGCCGCGCCTGATCGTCGCTGGCGCCTCGGCTTACGCCCTGCGCATCGATTTCGAGCGTTTTGCCAAGATTGCCAAGGAAGTCGGCGCCATTTTCTGGGTCGACATGGCCCACTATGCCGGCTTGATCGCTGCTGGCTTCTACCCGAACCCGGTGCCGTTCGCCGATGTCGTCACCACCACCACCCACAAGACCCTGCGTGGTCCGCGCGGCGGCGTGGTGCTGATGAAGGCCGAGCATGAGAAAGCGATCAATTCCGCCATCTTCCCGGGCCTGCAAGGTGGTCCGCTGATGCACGTCATCGCAGCCAAGGCTGTTGCTTTCAAGGAAGCCGCTACGCCGGAGTTCAAGGATTACCAGGAACAGGTCATCAACAACGCCCGCGTCATGGCGCGTGTGTTGGGCGAAGAGCGCGGTCTGCGCATTGTTTCCGGTCGCACTGAAAGCCACGTTTTTCTGGTCGACCTGCGTTCCAAGAACATCACCGGCAAGGAAGCCGAAGCTGCGCTGGGTCGTGCCCACATCACGGTCAACAAGAACGGCATCCCGAACGATCCGCAGAAGCCGTTTGTTACCTCTGGTATCCGTATCGGTTCGCCGGCCATGACGACGCGTGGTTTCACCGAGATCGAAGCTGAGCAGATTGCTCACCTGATCGCCGACGTGCTCGATGCGCCGAACGATGAGGCGGTGGCAGCAACGGTTCGTGCCAAGGCGGCCGAGCTGTGCAAGCGCTTCCCGGTCTACGGGGCGTAA